From one Luteolibacter sp. SL250 genomic stretch:
- a CDS encoding glycosyltransferase has product MKSLVIVSKGLAPYRTRFYSEVARCLGARGWRVALLTARLEARDHPWKDAGEGGQGLEIIHVGPDSDNSTLQRLVNKYGRLLTKSDPEIPSTALLKELVRLKPDCIWTHEYSPFCLAAAIWAGIRDIVCILSTDLGANPPPHSCTPLQLRMHRKLAFLYNGVIAQTREATRRWPETMMPVNFAPHAIDADGYSRSPRSPGDTIRFLFVAGIKQEKGIEQTIEAARILAKEGHHFELRVIGTGPLSQWLGEQKDPWLSIGGFIEGEALRKEYGNADIYVLPTEGDTYGVTVHEAAASSLPLIVGRNAGAAETLVAKGSSGFQIDHTDVPRLADRMRTLLQDKDQRDAMGAAARILAEQLDVKLLGARTASFIEALTGFGQTDAGEGAGDPEHPCEVSGERLPLRGENPRVAAVFATMNRSAVAAECFQRLTDQTLPPSKLFVTDNASTDDTCEMLKSVASNSTLPFELIRSEENLGNSGGVKLAVEKAFSQGYDAVWILDDDSWPQPAAFERLIDPDGPSEGIRTSVVLAPDSTELSWPSEVITIDGFWRNPVRFESLPMAPWVRTRRSWLGSLIPKDVYWDVGPLNHDFFLRGEDEDYPRALESAGYPFWMATGSILHHPVAGPLVSLALGENKLCLEKNLSGDKLYYRIRNMLWIKRKESGSVISSLLAIGYLLLIMRWLRPLIPSLGVFIEAVVHAYQNRLGKRPLRGNR; this is encoded by the coding sequence ATGAAATCACTGGTTATTGTCTCCAAGGGGCTGGCGCCTTACAGGACACGATTCTATTCCGAAGTGGCCCGATGCCTGGGCGCCCGCGGGTGGCGCGTCGCGCTGCTCACCGCCAGATTGGAAGCACGTGATCATCCTTGGAAAGATGCAGGAGAGGGGGGCCAAGGGCTGGAAATCATCCATGTCGGGCCTGATTCCGACAATTCGACGTTGCAACGGTTGGTGAACAAGTATGGCCGCCTGCTGACAAAGTCGGACCCCGAAATACCCAGCACGGCGCTGCTGAAGGAACTGGTCCGCCTGAAGCCTGATTGCATCTGGACACATGAATATTCCCCATTCTGTCTCGCCGCCGCGATCTGGGCCGGGATCAGGGATATTGTTTGCATCCTGTCGACCGACTTGGGAGCCAACCCCCCTCCGCATTCCTGCACCCCCCTGCAACTGCGGATGCACAGGAAGCTCGCCTTCCTATACAATGGGGTGATCGCCCAAACTAGGGAAGCGACCCGGAGATGGCCCGAGACCATGATGCCGGTGAATTTCGCTCCGCATGCGATCGACGCCGACGGGTATTCCCGCTCACCACGCTCTCCGGGGGACACCATCCGCTTTCTTTTCGTCGCGGGGATAAAGCAGGAGAAAGGCATCGAACAGACCATCGAAGCCGCGCGCATTCTCGCGAAGGAAGGCCACCATTTCGAACTCCGGGTCATCGGCACCGGCCCTTTGTCCCAATGGCTGGGAGAACAGAAAGACCCATGGCTTTCCATCGGGGGTTTCATCGAAGGGGAGGCGCTGCGCAAGGAGTACGGGAATGCGGACATCTACGTCCTTCCGACCGAAGGGGACACCTACGGGGTGACCGTCCATGAGGCCGCGGCCAGCAGCTTGCCGCTGATCGTGGGGAGAAACGCCGGAGCCGCGGAAACATTGGTGGCGAAAGGCTCCAGCGGATTCCAGATCGACCACACCGATGTTCCCCGGCTTGCGGACCGGATGCGGACGTTGCTCCAGGACAAGGACCAGAGGGATGCCATGGGCGCCGCGGCACGGATCCTGGCGGAACAACTGGATGTGAAGCTGTTGGGAGCCCGGACGGCTTCTTTCATCGAAGCGCTGACGGGCTTCGGTCAAACCGATGCGGGAGAAGGCGCCGGCGATCCCGAACATCCTTGTGAGGTTTCCGGAGAACGCCTCCCGCTTCGCGGGGAAAATCCAAGGGTTGCCGCGGTATTTGCGACCATGAACCGCAGCGCCGTCGCTGCGGAGTGCTTCCAGAGGCTGACGGATCAAACATTGCCACCGTCGAAACTTTTCGTAACGGACAACGCCTCGACGGACGACACGTGCGAGATGCTGAAATCGGTGGCGTCCAACTCCACCTTGCCCTTCGAACTGATCCGCTCTGAGGAAAATTTGGGAAACTCCGGCGGGGTCAAACTCGCCGTCGAAAAAGCTTTCAGCCAAGGCTATGACGCCGTGTGGATCCTCGATGACGATTCGTGGCCGCAGCCGGCTGCCTTCGAGCGTCTGATTGACCCCGACGGCCCGTCCGAAGGCATCCGGACTTCTGTCGTGCTGGCACCGGATTCCACAGAATTAAGCTGGCCTTCCGAAGTCATCACCATTGACGGGTTCTGGAGGAATCCGGTGAGATTCGAATCCCTCCCCATGGCTCCGTGGGTCCGGACGCGCAGATCCTGGCTCGGATCATTGATTCCGAAGGATGTCTACTGGGACGTGGGTCCCCTGAACCATGATTTTTTCCTCCGTGGAGAGGATGAAGACTATCCGAGAGCCTTGGAATCCGCGGGTTATCCATTCTGGATGGCCACCGGATCCATCCTCCATCATCCTGTGGCAGGGCCTTTAGTCAGTCTGGCGCTGGGGGAAAACAAGCTGTGCCTGGAAAAAAACCTGAGCGGGGACAAACTTTACTACCGGATTCGCAACATGTTGTGGATCAAACGGAAGGAATCGGGTTCCGTGATTTCGTCCTTATTGGCGATTGGTTATCTACTACTGATTATGAGATGGTTACGGCCATTGATTCCATCCTTGGGAGTCTTTATTGAGGCTGTCGTTCATGCTTACCAGAACCGACTGGGAAAACGGCCCCTGCGCGGCAATCGATAA
- a CDS encoding glycosyltransferase family 2 protein produces the protein MLITALVTCYNRRVLTLACLERLSHQSLPEGATLDVVLVDDGSSDGTAQAVRQAFPGVEIIPGSGNLFWCGGMRVAWKHAAVSDPDYYLLFNDDTALEGNALRHLLELAGPPTERVIAVASIADEGTGEINYGGVSLKRGMLAPDDETECDTFTANCALVPRAVFQELGMLHDAYTHAMGDTDYGIQARKRGILIRKSGEFLGTCGTNAVEGTWRDRSLPRLKRLELLQRPKGLPFPEWLVFTRRNFGWKWPYYALSPMIRILAGR, from the coding sequence ATGCTCATAACCGCCTTGGTAACCTGCTACAACCGGCGCGTCCTCACGTTGGCGTGCCTGGAACGGCTGTCCCATCAGTCTTTGCCAGAGGGTGCGACGTTGGACGTGGTACTTGTGGATGATGGTTCTTCTGATGGAACCGCACAGGCCGTCCGCCAAGCTTTCCCCGGGGTGGAGATCATCCCTGGATCGGGCAACCTGTTCTGGTGCGGCGGAATGCGAGTGGCATGGAAACATGCCGCAGTTTCGGATCCTGACTACTATCTGCTTTTCAACGACGATACGGCGCTGGAGGGCAACGCCCTCCGGCATCTGCTGGAACTGGCGGGGCCGCCAACGGAGAGGGTGATCGCCGTGGCATCCATTGCGGATGAGGGTACCGGCGAGATCAACTATGGCGGAGTCAGCCTGAAACGGGGGATGCTTGCGCCCGATGATGAAACGGAGTGCGATACCTTCACGGCCAACTGCGCGCTGGTTCCCCGTGCCGTCTTCCAGGAACTGGGGATGCTCCATGATGCCTATACCCATGCGATGGGTGATACTGACTATGGCATTCAGGCCCGGAAGCGTGGGATCCTGATTAGGAAATCCGGAGAGTTCCTCGGGACCTGCGGCACTAACGCGGTCGAAGGAACCTGGCGCGACAGGTCCCTGCCGCGCCTGAAGCGTCTGGAACTGCTGCAGCGGCCAAAGGGCCTTCCCTTTCCCGAATGGTTGGTGTTCACCCGTCGAAACTTTGGATGGAAGTGGCCCTACTACGCACTTTCACCGATGATTCGGATCTTAGCTGGGCGCTGA
- a CDS encoding DUF268 domain-containing protein: MSIFRKLEKAAALFGMSPRTGVKAIVNLNWYLSDLREIKKQARLSHFKFPLGTLFPILTERGDQSGATLDHYFQQDLRVARRIFELNPERHVDVGSRIDGFVTHVASFRPVEVFDIRPMDSTIHNVRFQQADLMKMDERFTDYTDSLSCLHAIEHFGLGRYGDPIDFDGFDKGLQNLSKMLKSGGRFHFATPMGPQRIEFNAHRVFSAEFLINYFSSMYRIDRFSYITDKGELIEDVPLDHSGFPENFGCRYGCAIIELIKLR, from the coding sequence TTGAGCATCTTCAGAAAACTAGAAAAAGCAGCGGCATTATTTGGCATGTCGCCGCGTACAGGCGTCAAAGCCATCGTCAACCTCAACTGGTATCTATCCGACCTCAGGGAAATCAAAAAGCAGGCACGGCTGAGTCATTTCAAATTTCCACTCGGAACCCTTTTCCCAATTCTAACAGAACGCGGTGATCAAAGCGGTGCGACCTTGGATCATTATTTCCAGCAAGATCTCCGCGTAGCGCGCCGGATCTTCGAGCTGAATCCGGAAAGGCACGTAGATGTCGGCTCCAGGATCGATGGATTCGTGACCCATGTCGCTTCATTCCGGCCAGTTGAAGTTTTCGATATCCGCCCGATGGATTCCACGATCCACAATGTCCGGTTCCAACAGGCGGATCTCATGAAAATGGACGAGCGCTTCACCGACTATACGGACTCACTTTCATGCCTGCACGCAATCGAACATTTCGGGCTGGGCCGGTACGGTGATCCCATTGATTTCGATGGATTCGACAAAGGCCTTCAAAATCTCTCCAAAATGCTTAAATCCGGCGGACGCTTCCACTTTGCCACGCCGATGGGGCCCCAGCGGATTGAGTTCAATGCGCACCGTGTATTCTCGGCTGAATTCCTGATCAATTATTTCTCTTCCATGTATCGAATTGATCGTTTTTCCTATATAACCGATAAGGGTGAACTCATAGAGGATGTACCTCTGGATCACTCCGGATTTCCTGAAAATTTCGGATGCCGCTACGGTTGCGCCATCATTGAGCTGATAAAGCTGCGATAA
- a CDS encoding DapH/DapD/GlmU-related protein, translated as MSQQNHEESYYCPAKGRPLPALTPFTRHLLRFYGLIPITLLKKWISIRLKIPPDVDFQPGFRCTSGKLFFTGPASLSDTLFVDYGSVHLGHNVGFSFRNIVITSTHEVDDFSRIITKPVTIGDNVWITSNVTILPGITIGDNSIIGAGSVVTKDIPPNCFAAGNPCKVIRHLK; from the coding sequence ATGTCACAACAAAACCACGAAGAATCATATTATTGCCCCGCGAAAGGAAGACCACTTCCCGCCCTCACCCCCTTCACCCGGCATCTTCTGAGGTTCTACGGATTGATTCCGATCACCCTACTAAAAAAATGGATTTCAATCCGCCTTAAAATTCCACCCGATGTTGATTTCCAGCCAGGATTCCGCTGCACATCCGGAAAGCTTTTTTTCACGGGACCAGCCAGCCTCAGCGACACCCTGTTTGTGGACTACGGATCAGTCCATCTAGGCCATAATGTCGGCTTCTCCTTCAGAAACATCGTGATCACCAGTACTCATGAAGTGGATGACTTCTCCAGAATCATCACAAAACCTGTCACCATCGGAGACAACGTCTGGATCACATCAAATGTCACGATTCTTCCCGGCATCACGATCGGAGACAATTCCATCATCGGCGCCGGAAGCGTCGTCACAAAGGACATCCCCCCGAACTGTTTTGCCGCCGGAAATCCCTGCAAAGTCATACGCCACCTGAAATAA
- a CDS encoding alpha-1,2-fucosyltransferase, producing the protein MIRVILQGRTGNNLFQYAAGRALSERHQVPLVLDGSWVNPSQESTFRHLLRLPIKACYENSLSPIKRLSRRLFDTGPLNFYKGEMIVDPDNGVVPDLSQAGAQTVLIGFFQSPLHFKGLEKALKEELDLNTLELPADSRRFEEALRSKPTVSIHVRRGDYLAISNTQCLSENYHEEAIRRFRERHEEIRFCVFSDDIGWCRKQFVGNEFLFCDFPIGHQDPLHDMRLMSTCHHHIIVNSSYSWWGAWLNTHTGQKVIAPKTWMRGTPSEFIIPESWVTL; encoded by the coding sequence ATGATACGGGTGATCCTACAAGGCCGTACGGGAAACAACCTGTTCCAATATGCGGCTGGCCGCGCCCTCTCCGAGCGGCACCAAGTCCCTCTCGTGCTCGATGGTTCATGGGTCAATCCGAGCCAGGAATCCACATTCCGGCATCTGCTGCGGCTCCCCATCAAGGCATGCTATGAGAACAGCCTCAGCCCCATTAAACGGTTGTCCCGCCGCCTCTTTGATACAGGACCCTTGAACTTTTACAAAGGGGAGATGATTGTGGATCCCGATAACGGGGTAGTGCCTGATCTCAGCCAGGCGGGCGCCCAAACCGTCCTCATCGGCTTCTTCCAGAGTCCGCTGCATTTCAAAGGCCTGGAGAAAGCTTTGAAAGAGGAACTCGATCTCAATACTCTCGAACTGCCTGCGGATTCGCGGCGTTTCGAAGAGGCTCTGCGCAGCAAGCCGACAGTTTCCATCCATGTGCGCCGGGGAGACTACCTCGCCATCAGTAACACCCAATGCCTTAGTGAAAACTATCATGAAGAGGCGATCCGGCGATTCCGCGAACGTCATGAGGAGATCCGATTCTGCGTCTTTTCCGACGATATCGGGTGGTGCCGGAAACAGTTTGTGGGAAACGAATTTCTGTTCTGTGACTTCCCAATCGGCCATCAGGACCCCCTTCATGACATGCGGTTGATGTCAACGTGCCATCACCATATCATCGTAAACAGCAGTTACTCATGGTGGGGAGCCTGGCTCAATACGCACACCGGACAGAAGGTCATCGCACCGAAAACCTGGATGCGCGGCACACCCTCCGAATTCATCATACCAGAATCCTGGGTTACCTTGTGA
- a CDS encoding glycosyltransferase has protein sequence MRIFTGSPYPHPDGSQAFFDRDSGLLSRGFQKLGIESQPIILGPPGPKDLSPLVRANWSQMEDTGWWRSLELDGLVFITWGNHPFRKMVEAAVRAGITVAQVTDTQGIHSPLADWSAHIRAEKAHYWYEPRWKQIARTIVKIPVTTTVRVGIRDLPDARAITAGDYFLAPTPLASERYRRLVRRLRGAGQASKVHFAPFPVNFIFRYDPAIPKQDEVVAVGRWESTQKRTPFLMEAISRTLFRRPTTRFRIFGQKSTELERWHEHLSPELRSQVILEGLLPNTKIAEAYQRAKVILVSAAYEGCHNASAEAVCSGATVVGCRSPFLGVIEWHASRNSGSLAAEENPSSLSEALLEELGRWDRGERDPAAISEAWTKDLHADKVAARILSLFKARAKSIPQEQ, from the coding sequence ATGCGCATATTCACAGGCTCACCCTACCCTCACCCTGACGGGAGCCAAGCGTTTTTCGACCGGGATTCCGGCTTGTTGTCGCGGGGATTCCAGAAATTGGGAATCGAGTCCCAGCCCATCATCCTTGGTCCTCCGGGTCCGAAAGATCTATCGCCCCTTGTCCGCGCCAACTGGAGCCAGATGGAGGACACCGGCTGGTGGCGGTCACTGGAATTGGACGGACTCGTATTCATCACATGGGGAAACCATCCCTTCAGGAAAATGGTGGAGGCCGCTGTCAGGGCAGGCATCACCGTGGCACAAGTCACCGATACCCAAGGCATCCACTCCCCCCTCGCCGACTGGTCCGCCCACATCCGCGCGGAGAAGGCCCACTATTGGTATGAACCGCGATGGAAGCAGATAGCCCGGACCATCGTCAAGATCCCGGTTACCACCACGGTAAGGGTCGGGATCCGCGATCTGCCGGATGCGCGGGCCATCACCGCCGGAGACTATTTTCTGGCTCCCACGCCACTGGCTTCGGAGCGCTACCGGCGCTTGGTCAGGCGGCTCCGGGGTGCGGGGCAGGCAAGCAAGGTTCATTTCGCTCCTTTTCCCGTGAATTTCATCTTCCGCTATGATCCTGCCATTCCCAAGCAGGATGAAGTCGTGGCCGTCGGTCGCTGGGAGAGCACCCAGAAGCGAACTCCATTCCTCATGGAGGCGATATCCCGGACCCTCTTCCGGCGACCAACCACAAGGTTCAGGATTTTCGGGCAAAAGAGTACGGAACTGGAACGCTGGCATGAGCACCTCTCTCCGGAATTGCGCTCCCAAGTCATCCTTGAAGGGCTCCTCCCCAATACAAAAATCGCCGAAGCCTACCAACGTGCCAAAGTGATTCTCGTCAGCGCCGCCTACGAGGGATGCCACAACGCATCAGCGGAAGCCGTGTGCAGCGGAGCAACCGTCGTCGGTTGCCGCTCGCCATTTCTCGGCGTGATCGAATGGCATGCCTCCCGGAATTCCGGAAGCCTCGCCGCCGAGGAAAACCCCTCCTCCCTGTCCGAAGCACTTTTGGAGGAACTTGGGCGTTGGGACCGCGGTGAGCGAGATCCCGCTGCGATCAGCGAAGCCTGGACCAAGGACCTCCACGCGGACAAAGTGGCCGCCCGCATTCTCAGCCTTTTCAAGGCACGGGCCAAATCCATCCCACAGGAACAATGA